In Candidatus Aegiribacteria sp., the DNA window CCGCCGGATATGATAAAAGGGAAGGACGACAGTGGATCAGTTATCGGGAAGTCGCTCAGGCAGCCGCGCTTCATATCCCTGGTAATAGGGATGTTCGCCGGTACGTTCGGAGGGTTGCTTGTTATAGGGAATCTGGCACCGATAGGGATTTCATGGAATTTCACTTCTGCGCAGGCTGCGTCTGCCATCGGTCTGTTTTCAATCGGCAACATGGTGGGGCGTTTCGTCTGGGGAGTTGTTTACGACCGAATAAAGAATATTGCTATACCACTCTCTCTGGGGCTTCTGGGAATCGCGATGCTGGCGTTGCTGCTTCCGCTCCCGTATGCAGGTTTTCTGACGGCTTCGCTCTTCATCGGATTCAGCTTCGGCGCCTGTTTTGTTCTATATGCCGCACATGTGGCAACACTTTATGGCAGCTGGGCGGTGGGAAAAATTTATCCTCTGGTTTTCCTCGCGTACGGAGTTGCGGGTATTACCGGACCCTCCCTGGGTGGGTTTCTTTATGATGTATTCAGTTCCTATTCATATGCGACAATACTTGCGGTTTCAATTGCATGGATCAGTGCCGGAGTAATAATTTATCTCCATTCGCGCGAAAAAAGTGAGAACAATCTTCCCGCTGATGAATGACGTTTTCTACCAGAACTATTAAGGGTCATAAAGAACGTTGAACGACTCCAGATCAAAGATGATCTCCTGCAGCTCTCCATGCACAAGGCTGTCTCTTACAATCCCCAGATCCCGGTGGAAGTAACGATCACAAAGGAAATCCGGCGTATTCAGATCGGTTTCCCTGATAATACCGCAATTTGCAAAGCTGCCGGCAGGGACAGTTACTGAACCGTTAAGGCTGATGACTTCATAGATTGTACTGGAAACAGGTGATGCCGGCCAGGTTTCGTTCAGAGTCAGTGGAAACAGTGCTATTATCAAATAGTCGGTAGAAACTGTATCCTGATATTCTCTCATTTCATCACCGGTATTGCGAAGATAGATATACAGTGACTCCGCTACCGCATAGGACGTATCGGGATTGGTAAAGGTCATCTCCGTCAGCATCTCGAACTCGTAAACCTGAAATCCACCCTGATGATCCAGAAGGGCAGTGACAGTCCTTTCTACCGAGCCGCTGAGATCGAAGGTGTCCGGACCTGCCGGATCTATGCTGTACCCTTCAATGGTACTGTTCCAGGAGTTACCCACCGACAGGGGCATCCAGTTCTCAGATTGAGGCTCCGGACCTGTGGAATCACTTCCGCATGTTGCAAGCACTGATAGCATAAACACGGTTATTGAGAAGAGCATTATCTTTTTCATTATCAGTCCTTTCAAACAGGTTAATCCTGACCCGATATTCTTTTCCTGAAATGATATTACCGAGCGTAGCGCTGCTTTGTCAAGGTTATTAACCGGTCTTCTATCTTGTTATGGCAATGCTTCCGGAGTAACTGCAGCAGCCATCATCCGATTCGATTATGAATAAATAGACTCCATTCGGGATGGAACTCACATTCCACTGGTGAACCGCCTCTGAAATACAGCCGAAATCATGGATCAATCTTCCGGTGATATCGAAGATACCGATATTGTCGCCGTGATTCAGGTTGTTGAAAATTACAACGTTTCCATTTCTGCAGACAAAAGGATCAGTATCAGTGGCAGGTGGATTATCATGTTCGGATGGTATGCCTGTTTCCGGCAGGCCATCCCATATTTCCATATCATCGAGCCAGGTTCTTCCGTTTCCGATTGGAGTACCGCCACTGAGATTTGAAGGCCATCCCACAGTCCTGAGAGCCACACCGTTGTTCTGGTTTATTTCGTCTCTGAAGTGTACATTGGATGAATCAGCAAGGTAGATACCATCAACCCTGACAAAGAAGCTTCCGGTTGGACCGGTTGTCCCCAGATCAATATTAACTTCCATCGTGTGCCACTCCATATCATCCAGGTTTCCACCAGAGAATGTGAGCCAGCGGTTGTATGTGATCACATATCCAGGGTTGCTTCGTATGGTTATGTGAAAGTTGTCGTCACCGTTTTTAGCCAGTACGAACACGAAGTCGCCACCCCACTCACCGTAACCGATATAGATATTCTTATTCTGTATAGTGCCGGTGTAGTTGATATCGGTCTGCCATCTCTGATTCCACTTGAAGTAGTATGTAGATGTCTGTACGTTGTCGAAGAGGAATCCACTTGTGTTCCCGTGAGTTACAGGAAAGCCTGCATTCGCGTGTGGATTGCCTGTTATCCACGGGTCGTATGTCATACAATAATTTCCGCTTACGGGATCTTCATCCGACCTGGTCAGTTCCGAGATAAGCTCTTCCCAGTAGTAGGAAGTACCCAGGCTTCGCTCAAGGAACCACTCGTCAAAGGCAGTATCTTCGCAGTCCTCGAATAGCAGGATTTCAGAACCGGGGGAAGCTGCTGTGATTATCAGCAGAAAGACGATTACTCGTGATACTCCAGACATGATGGTTGTCCTTTCATCAAAAGCTGATATCCAGCGGATTATCAGGAAATAATCTCTCTTTACTATCATTTTCTGAAAATC includes these proteins:
- a CDS encoding MFS transporter; this translates as MKKGIQVIVSAVVMQICLGGVYAWSIYTPVLRNVYGMTGGQTGSIFGITIAVFAVAMIFAGRFQEKYGPRVVSFIGALFFAAGYILSSQSNGSFLILAAGIGVLSGIGIGCGYVCALATAIKWYPKRRGLITGIAVMGFGGGAILLSRIANGLMSNGTDVMQVFLGVGLVVGAILIVCALFLKLPPDMIKGKDDSGSVIGKSLRQPRFISLVIGMFAGTFGGLLVIGNLAPIGISWNFTSAQAASAIGLFSIGNMVGRFVWGVVYDRIKNIAIPLSLGLLGIAMLALLLPLPYAGFLTASLFIGFSFGACFVLYAAHVATLYGSWAVGKIYPLVFLAYGVAGITGPSLGGFLYDVFSSYSYATILAVSIAWISAGVIIYLHSREKSENNLPADE
- a CDS encoding T9SS type A sorting domain-containing protein, with the translated sequence MIVKRDYFLIIRWISAFDERTTIMSGVSRVIVFLLIITAASPGSEILLFEDCEDTAFDEWFLERSLGTSYYWEELISELTRSDEDPVSGNYCMTYDPWITGNPHANAGFPVTHGNTSGFLFDNVQTSTYYFKWNQRWQTDINYTGTIQNKNIYIGYGEWGGDFVFVLAKNGDDNFHITIRSNPGYVITYNRWLTFSGGNLDDMEWHTMEVNIDLGTTGPTGSFFVRVDGIYLADSSNVHFRDEINQNNGVALRTVGWPSNLSGGTPIGNGRTWLDDMEIWDGLPETGIPSEHDNPPATDTDPFVCRNGNVVIFNNLNHGDNIGIFDITGRLIHDFGCISEAVHQWNVSSIPNGVYLFIIESDDGCCSYSGSIAITR